The Corynebacterium tuberculostearicum genome window below encodes:
- a CDS encoding ATP-dependent helicase: MILPPSPQVRLVPRTQSATTRSWPVDLPESGTWKVTGAAGTGVSSFLIDTVIHALDKARQTGADPSGILVIAPSKESGARLRRELSERLEDYAAQTSMVRSVHSLAFALLRTAAEEELRLITGAEQDAVIRELLTGQAEDGHGSWPAEMRPALEYVGFARQLRDFLLRSIERGLGPGDLERLGAEHGRPMWSAAGEFLREYERVQLLSRAHSYSAAELVTAVLQRPQLLREHPFHTIIVDDAQLLDPTAGKLIREMSPQADLVVVGGDADQSVFAFRGASSRFLRDFPADHDIELTEPHRTPAPACISIVDSDGSLRDVVANTVRRRHLEDGVPWRDIAVIVRSTGDIGQMRRTLLAAGVPVHISPTDVVLAEQRLVSAVLLALRALEDDLSNSELEELLTGPVGGADPVTLRRLIRGLRRWDSTTRGIDSLRGLLYGELPDFNGQLTEREYSILERVRTVLSAGRDALASGDSVEEVLWAVWSATELDNRLQASALRGGATGSQADRDLDAMMALFDAAGDYVERRPDSSLRAFLTHITEQELPTGVRDRRTAIPQAVEILTAHGAVGREWDTVIVAGAQEGSWPSLGETGSIFDQEDLIDLLDHDIDPDTPVSHVASRLAEERRLFHVATTRHRQRLLIAAVENPEGDTVSEPSRFISEFAGRGVDVPGQAARRQAKRALRRTQLPRELGLDVPEPAPVSLRDGLEVDPLDVAVLSVPAFVAQLRRVVTNPESGEVERKQAARQLARLAAADIPGAHPEQWWSARSVAAEMPLHTSGSLSPSRVEALLNCPLKAVLGNVAEDPSTEEHLLRGTLAHAFFEAIGRGMDAEKAKLLVMEAFERIQDVPQWQLRFKLDEFSTLLDRAREWARQSEVNQELAGVEIPVGVRVSEEVRIGGYMDRLLRDGEGNYLVVDLKTGRSKPAKKEGEDHVQLMTYQLALAHGAFDGHQVHDGEGMPRQGGVLVYPGATTKKIGEIWQSDKSPEALEEFAALLPPLVEEMRGPRITARTNKDCDKCPIRSICPVQEEGRMTTDA, from the coding sequence GTGATCCTTCCACCGTCCCCGCAGGTGCGCCTCGTTCCCCGTACCCAATCCGCCACGACCCGCAGTTGGCCTGTTGACCTGCCCGAATCCGGTACCTGGAAGGTAACCGGTGCCGCCGGCACCGGTGTGTCCAGCTTCCTTATCGATACCGTCATTCATGCCTTGGATAAAGCCCGGCAGACCGGCGCGGATCCCTCCGGCATCCTGGTTATCGCTCCCTCGAAGGAATCCGGCGCCCGGCTGCGCCGCGAGCTTTCTGAGCGGCTCGAGGATTACGCCGCACAGACCTCCATGGTGCGTTCCGTACACTCCCTAGCATTCGCGTTGCTGCGCACAGCGGCCGAGGAGGAGCTGCGACTTATTACCGGTGCGGAGCAAGACGCCGTCATCCGCGAGCTGCTCACTGGCCAAGCAGAAGACGGGCATGGCTCGTGGCCCGCGGAGATGCGGCCCGCGCTGGAATATGTGGGCTTCGCCCGGCAGCTGCGCGATTTCCTTTTGCGCTCCATTGAACGCGGCCTGGGCCCGGGCGATCTAGAGCGCCTCGGTGCCGAGCACGGCCGCCCCATGTGGTCCGCGGCGGGTGAATTCCTGCGCGAGTACGAACGCGTGCAGCTCCTTTCCCGCGCCCATTCCTATTCCGCTGCGGAATTGGTTACCGCGGTTCTTCAGCGCCCCCAGCTACTGCGCGAGCACCCCTTCCACACCATCATTGTCGATGATGCGCAATTGCTCGACCCCACCGCAGGCAAGCTCATTCGCGAAATGAGCCCGCAGGCGGATCTCGTGGTGGTAGGCGGCGATGCCGATCAATCCGTCTTTGCCTTCCGCGGTGCTAGCTCGCGTTTCCTGCGGGATTTCCCAGCTGACCACGACATCGAGCTCACCGAGCCCCACCGCACACCCGCTCCGGCGTGCATCTCCATTGTGGATTCGGACGGCAGTCTGCGTGACGTCGTAGCCAATACCGTGCGGCGCCGTCACTTAGAAGACGGCGTGCCTTGGCGGGATATCGCCGTCATCGTTCGTTCAACCGGTGATATCGGGCAGATGCGCCGCACCCTTTTGGCCGCCGGCGTGCCCGTGCACATTAGCCCTACCGACGTCGTCTTGGCCGAACAGCGTTTGGTTTCCGCCGTGCTGCTCGCCCTGCGTGCCTTGGAGGACGACCTATCAAACTCGGAGTTGGAAGAGTTGCTCACCGGCCCCGTGGGTGGCGCCGATCCCGTCACCCTGCGCCGCCTTATCCGTGGTCTGCGCCGCTGGGATTCCACCACCCGGGGCATCGATAGCCTGCGCGGTCTTCTCTATGGCGAGCTCCCAGATTTTAATGGGCAACTCACTGAGCGGGAATACTCCATCCTAGAGCGTGTACGCACGGTTCTAAGCGCCGGCCGGGACGCACTCGCCTCCGGGGACTCTGTGGAGGAGGTCCTCTGGGCTGTGTGGAGCGCAACTGAGCTCGATAACCGCCTGCAGGCTTCGGCGCTGCGCGGTGGCGCGACCGGCTCGCAGGCCGACCGCGACTTGGATGCAATGATGGCGCTTTTTGACGCCGCAGGCGACTACGTCGAGCGCCGCCCTGATTCCTCGCTGCGCGCCTTCCTGACGCATATCACCGAACAAGAACTTCCCACCGGTGTGCGTGACCGCCGCACCGCTATTCCGCAGGCAGTAGAGATCCTGACTGCACACGGCGCCGTGGGCCGCGAATGGGATACCGTCATTGTGGCCGGCGCACAGGAGGGAAGCTGGCCTTCGCTAGGGGAGACTGGCTCCATCTTTGATCAAGAAGATCTCATCGATCTCCTCGACCACGATATTGATCCCGATACCCCCGTCAGCCACGTTGCCTCTCGTTTGGCAGAGGAGCGTCGACTCTTCCATGTCGCTACCACGCGCCACCGACAGCGCCTGCTCATTGCAGCTGTGGAAAACCCGGAAGGTGATACGGTCTCTGAGCCTTCGCGCTTCATTAGCGAATTCGCTGGCCGTGGTGTGGACGTGCCTGGCCAGGCTGCGCGACGGCAAGCAAAGCGGGCGCTACGCCGCACGCAACTCCCGCGCGAACTGGGCCTCGATGTGCCTGAACCCGCACCCGTGTCATTGCGCGATGGGCTCGAGGTGGATCCCCTCGATGTGGCGGTGCTGTCGGTGCCGGCCTTTGTCGCACAATTGCGCCGCGTAGTTACCAATCCGGAATCCGGTGAGGTTGAGCGCAAACAAGCAGCGCGCCAGCTCGCTCGGCTAGCGGCAGCCGATATCCCTGGCGCCCACCCGGAGCAGTGGTGGTCTGCGCGCTCCGTTGCAGCTGAAATGCCGCTGCATACTAGCGGCAGTTTGTCACCCTCCCGGGTGGAAGCATTACTCAACTGCCCGCTCAAGGCCGTGCTAGGAAATGTGGCCGAGGACCCAAGCACCGAGGAGCACCTGCTCCGCGGTACTTTGGCGCACGCCTTCTTTGAAGCCATTGGCCGCGGAATGGATGCGGAAAAAGCCAAGCTATTGGTGATGGAGGCTTTCGAGCGCATTCAGGACGTACCGCAGTGGCAATTGCGTTTCAAGCTCGATGAGTTTTCCACCCTGTTGGACCGCGCCCGGGAATGGGCGCGCCAATCCGAGGTCAATCAAGAGCTTGCCGGTGTGGAAATTCCCGTAGGCGTACGCGTCAGCGAGGAGGTGCGCATCGGCGGCTATATGGACCGTCTGCTTCGCGATGGAGAGGGAAATTACTTGGTGGTCGACCTCAAGACGGGTAGAAGCAAGCCGGCTAAGAAAGAGGGCGAGGACCATGTGCAGCTGATGACCTATCAGCTCGCGCTTGCCCACGGCGCATTTGACGGTCACCAGGTTCACGACGGCGAAGGCATGCCGCGCCAGGGCGGTGTGCTGGTGTATCCGGGTGCGACCACCAAAAAGATTGGTGAGATTTGGCAAAGCGATAAATCGCCGGAAGCCCTGGAAGAATTCGCCGCACTTCTGCCCCCGCTGGTGGAGGAGATGCGCGGCCCGCGCATCACTGCGCGCACCAATAAAGACTGCGATAAGTGCCCAATTCGCTCCATCTGCCCCGTGCAGGAAGAAGGAAGGATGACCACCGATGCCTAA
- a CDS encoding potassium channel family protein — translation MAKKRAQAMKSRFRSRFLPQVELSSQPDHALIDVITVPRDENSSPWRQLGKRVLWAFGIVVFVTIVVYVDGGGYSEDMSLLDSAYYAAVSLTTVGYGDIVPVSPQARLINLVLITPARLIFLVLLVGATLSVLTDKARRTFQIQNWRKQLRNHTVVIGYGTKGAGAVAALLADDVPSSQIVVIDTNRASLAHAEHHGLVTIFGSGTKQDVLKIAGVENASSIVVTPSTDDTAVLCCLSVRELAPKAKIVASVRESENRHLLLQSGADSVVTSAETAGRLLGLATVTPTVVEMMEDLLSPNEGFSVAERAVREFEVGSNPRHLADIVLAVLRNNELHRVDTADASALKPGDRLLYIKHEMEQPIEVMDDDDED, via the coding sequence GTGGCCAAAAAACGTGCGCAGGCAATGAAGTCACGCTTTAGAAGTCGCTTCTTGCCGCAGGTTGAGCTGTCCTCGCAGCCGGACCACGCGCTCATTGATGTCATTACGGTGCCGAGGGATGAAAATTCCAGCCCGTGGCGTCAGCTGGGCAAGCGTGTGCTGTGGGCTTTTGGCATCGTTGTCTTCGTGACCATCGTGGTCTATGTGGACGGCGGTGGGTATAGCGAGGACATGTCGTTATTGGACTCCGCCTACTATGCGGCGGTGTCCCTGACCACCGTGGGTTACGGCGATATCGTGCCCGTGTCCCCACAGGCCAGGCTCATTAACTTAGTGCTTATTACCCCTGCCCGCCTGATCTTCCTTGTTTTATTGGTTGGCGCGACCTTGTCCGTGTTGACGGATAAGGCCCGCCGCACTTTCCAAATCCAGAACTGGAGAAAGCAATTGCGTAACCACACCGTCGTTATCGGTTATGGCACCAAGGGCGCCGGAGCCGTGGCCGCGCTGCTGGCCGATGATGTTCCGTCCTCCCAGATCGTGGTCATCGATACCAACCGTGCGTCCCTCGCTCACGCAGAGCACCACGGATTGGTCACCATCTTTGGTTCCGGCACCAAGCAGGACGTGCTAAAGATCGCTGGGGTAGAGAACGCCAGCTCCATTGTCGTTACCCCATCCACGGACGATACCGCGGTGCTGTGTTGCCTGTCCGTGCGAGAGCTTGCGCCCAAGGCCAAGATCGTGGCGTCGGTGCGTGAGTCCGAGAACCGTCACCTCTTGCTCCAGTCCGGTGCGGATTCCGTGGTCACCTCTGCGGAGACGGCCGGTCGACTGCTGGGCCTAGCCACCGTGACCCCGACGGTGGTGGAAATGATGGAAGACCTGCTCTCACCCAACGAGGGTTTCTCCGTAGCCGAGCGCGCTGTGCGCGAATTCGAGGTGGGCTCCAACCCACGCCACCTGGCAGATATCGTGCTGGCTGTCCTACGCAATAACGAGCTGCACCGCGTGGATACTGCGGATGCCTCCGCGCTGAAGCCGGGCGACCGTCTGCTCTACATCAAGCATGAGATGGAGCAACCCATTGAGGTCATGGACGATGATGACGAGGATTAA
- a CDS encoding M48 metallopeptidase family protein produces MSRTQPTAPQPPEVKVIRSAKRKKTVQARMVSGVLEVRIPAWMSARDEREAVADMLARVEKKQGSGRRTDAQLEEHARRLNAAYLDGRATIGSIRWVNNQNTRWGSCTTSTADIRLSERLQHVPDYVLDSVIIHELTHTFIPRHGRDFWQWADRAPHAERAKGYLEAYQRWGC; encoded by the coding sequence ATGTCGAGGACGCAGCCCACCGCACCGCAGCCCCCAGAGGTCAAAGTCATTCGCTCTGCCAAGCGGAAGAAAACCGTGCAGGCGCGCATGGTATCCGGGGTGCTCGAGGTACGCATTCCCGCGTGGATGTCCGCGCGCGACGAGCGCGAAGCTGTCGCGGATATGTTGGCGCGGGTGGAGAAGAAACAGGGCAGTGGCCGCCGCACGGACGCCCAGCTCGAAGAACATGCGCGGCGGCTCAACGCGGCGTATTTAGATGGCCGTGCAACCATCGGCTCTATTCGGTGGGTGAACAATCAAAATACGCGGTGGGGTAGCTGTACTACCTCCACCGCGGATATTCGGCTCAGTGAGCGGCTGCAACACGTGCCGGACTATGTGCTGGATTCAGTGATTATTCACGAGCTCACCCACACTTTTATTCCGCGTCACGGGCGGGATTTTTGGCAGTGGGCGGACAGGGCGCCCCACGCTGAGCGGGCGAAGGGCTATCTTGAGGCCTATCAGCGCTGGGGCTGTTAG
- a CDS encoding ATP-dependent DNA helicase UvrD2, translated as MTKPDLSLLDEDQLRAATAPRGPVCILAGAGTGKTRTITYRIANLVDQGFVSPQRVLAVTFTARAAGEMRDRLRTMGVAGVQAQTFHAAARRQLKYFWPQVAGDLPWQLLDNKFPLVARAVRSVGLDNSKDMIRDVLAEIEWAKSALVSAEDYESVIANTDRSAPADPAKVAEAFRRYEQSKATPEMMHLDFDDLLMHIAGAIENVPAIAETFREQYRTFVVDEYQDVTPLQQRVLNAWLGERDDLTVVGDANQTIYSFNGASPDYLLNFSRTYPDGTVVKLQRDYRSTPQVTDLANRVIGKATGRAAGTRLELQGMREPGPEPTFKAYESEEIEAQEVAGQVLTLLDQGVPASEIAILYRINAQSEQFEQALADAGVVYQVRGGEGFFRRPEILEAIRVLIAATRREDLPDDPVAIARAAFVELGLSSTEPQGAQARERWQSLNALVGLIEKIVESTPGIDLNGVLGELRRRSTDKQAPAMEGVTLATVHAAKGLEWDAVFLVGLTEKLMPINHAIKAGDEQVEEERRLFYVGITRAREHLALSWALAKTTGSRASRERTRFLDGIVPAAEDAAGGGSRSRRPKRCRVCSGPLGTPAEKVIGRHEDCEGGGDEEVFAALRSWRSQVAREEKVPAYVIFSDATLQAISEELPSDEAEMLSISGVGPSKLERYGAQVLEVIRSVRS; from the coding sequence GTGACTAAGCCGGATTTGTCCCTGCTGGATGAAGATCAGCTGCGCGCGGCCACGGCGCCGCGCGGGCCCGTGTGCATCTTGGCCGGCGCGGGTACGGGCAAGACCCGCACTATTACCTATCGCATTGCCAACTTGGTGGACCAGGGTTTTGTGAGCCCGCAGCGTGTGCTTGCGGTGACCTTCACGGCGCGAGCGGCCGGAGAAATGCGCGATCGCCTGCGCACCATGGGCGTGGCCGGCGTGCAGGCGCAGACCTTCCACGCGGCGGCGCGCCGCCAGTTGAAGTATTTCTGGCCGCAGGTAGCAGGCGATCTTCCGTGGCAGCTGTTGGATAATAAATTCCCGCTGGTTGCCCGCGCGGTGCGCTCGGTGGGGCTGGATAATTCCAAGGACATGATTCGTGACGTCCTAGCGGAGATCGAGTGGGCTAAGTCCGCGCTGGTCAGCGCCGAGGATTATGAGTCCGTGATCGCCAATACGGACCGCAGTGCGCCGGCCGATCCGGCCAAGGTGGCAGAGGCCTTCCGCCGCTACGAGCAGTCCAAGGCCACGCCGGAGATGATGCATCTGGATTTTGATGACCTGCTCATGCACATTGCAGGTGCCATCGAGAATGTGCCGGCGATTGCGGAGACCTTCCGCGAGCAGTACCGGACCTTCGTCGTCGATGAGTACCAGGACGTTACCCCGCTGCAGCAGCGGGTGCTCAACGCTTGGTTGGGCGAGCGCGATGACCTTACTGTGGTGGGCGATGCTAACCAGACCATTTATTCCTTCAACGGTGCCTCCCCGGACTACCTGCTTAATTTCTCCCGCACGTATCCGGATGGCACCGTGGTCAAGCTGCAGCGCGACTACCGCTCCACGCCGCAGGTAACGGACCTGGCCAACCGGGTCATTGGCAAGGCCACCGGCCGCGCGGCGGGCACGCGCTTGGAGCTGCAGGGCATGCGCGAGCCCGGCCCAGAGCCCACCTTCAAGGCCTATGAGTCCGAAGAAATTGAGGCCCAAGAGGTGGCTGGCCAGGTCCTTACTCTGCTGGATCAGGGTGTGCCGGCCTCCGAGATTGCCATCCTTTACCGCATCAATGCCCAGTCGGAGCAGTTTGAGCAGGCGCTTGCCGACGCCGGAGTGGTCTACCAAGTCCGCGGCGGCGAGGGCTTTTTCCGCCGCCCGGAAATCCTGGAGGCGATCCGCGTGCTCATCGCCGCGACCCGCCGCGAGGACCTGCCGGATGACCCGGTGGCGATTGCCCGCGCCGCGTTTGTCGAGCTGGGTTTGAGTTCCACCGAGCCGCAGGGCGCCCAGGCCCGGGAGCGCTGGCAGTCCCTCAACGCACTGGTTGGGCTCATTGAAAAGATTGTGGAATCCACTCCTGGCATCGATCTCAACGGGGTGCTGGGGGAGTTGCGCCGGCGCTCTACCGATAAGCAGGCCCCAGCTATGGAAGGCGTGACGCTGGCTACCGTGCACGCCGCCAAGGGCTTGGAATGGGATGCGGTATTCCTCGTGGGGCTAACGGAAAAGCTTATGCCCATCAACCATGCCATCAAGGCTGGCGACGAACAGGTAGAAGAGGAGCGCCGCCTGTTCTATGTGGGCATCACCCGCGCTCGTGAGCACCTCGCGCTGTCGTGGGCGCTGGCGAAGACTACCGGCTCGCGGGCTTCGCGCGAGCGCACCCGCTTCCTCGATGGCATCGTCCCGGCGGCCGAAGATGCCGCCGGCGGTGGGTCTCGCTCGCGCCGCCCGAAGCGGTGCCGCGTGTGCTCTGGCCCGCTGGGAACACCGGCGGAAAAGGTCATAGGCCGCCATGAAGATTGCGAGGGCGGCGGCGATGAAGAGGTCTTTGCCGCCTTGCGCTCGTGGCGCTCCCAGGTAGCGCGTGAGGAAAAGGTGCCGGCGTATGTCATCTTTTCCGATGCCACCCTGCAGGCGATTTCGGAGGAATTGCCCTCCGATGAGGCAGAGATGCTCTCCATTTCCGGCGTGGGGCCTAGCAAGCTGGAGCGCTACGGTGCCCAGGTACTAGAGGTTATTCGTTCGGTTCGTAGCTAG
- a CDS encoding NAD(+) diphosphatase has translation MFLPVTPHGQVPVTAAGEPVLVEKVPGGVGKHAVVDLGTLQACAYPEDGASELGRLESATFFADQPVILQAIALIRNRREQRFDPRTGHKLDYPAPGIVGRDPLDERRMVFPRLDPAVIGLIRLSGTDRILLARNRRRTSFFSLIAGYVEPGETAEAAFAREALEETGRRVDDIRYWGSQAWPPSGSLMLGFCAHTADVHPTCHTDGELEEIRWVERAELPELKLPRPGSIAHTMIMEWYHGD, from the coding sequence ATGTTCCTCCCAGTAACCCCTCATGGCCAGGTTCCGGTTACGGCAGCGGGGGAGCCGGTGCTGGTGGAGAAGGTTCCCGGGGGCGTCGGCAAGCACGCAGTAGTGGACCTAGGTACCCTGCAGGCGTGCGCGTATCCGGAGGACGGTGCTAGCGAGCTGGGCCGGCTAGAAAGCGCAACGTTCTTTGCGGACCAGCCGGTGATTTTGCAAGCCATTGCGCTGATCCGCAATCGGCGCGAGCAGCGCTTTGATCCGCGAACTGGCCACAAGCTGGATTACCCAGCACCGGGAATCGTTGGGCGCGATCCCTTGGACGAGCGCCGGATGGTTTTCCCACGCCTAGATCCTGCCGTCATCGGGCTCATTCGCCTCAGCGGCACCGACCGGATTTTGCTGGCGCGCAATCGCCGCCGCACTAGCTTCTTTTCTCTGATCGCCGGCTACGTTGAGCCGGGCGAGACCGCAGAGGCTGCTTTTGCACGCGAGGCCCTAGAAGAAACCGGGCGCAGGGTGGATGATATTCGCTATTGGGGCTCGCAGGCGTGGCCGCCGAGTGGTTCTCTTATGCTGGGCTTTTGTGCGCACACGGCTGATGTCCACCCCACCTGCCATACTGATGGGGAATTGGAAGAAATCCGGTGGGTGGAGCGCGCCGAGCTGCCTGAGCTTAAGCTTCCTCGTCCGGGTTCAATTGCACACACGATGATTATGGAGTGGTATCACGGTGACTAA
- a CDS encoding ATP-dependent helicase, producing the protein MPKSNYSPQQIAAALGKDFPPTEEQAHVIEGPFSPKLVVAGAGAGKTETMASRVVYLVANGYVRPEQVLGLTFTRKAAQQLEQRIRRQLIKLRDSSLIPPGGEVAEALENIAPKVATYDSYAGELVREYGLLVPVEPTARIITETERYSLAYDVVRNYTGQLEDDRALATITETLLKFSQDIDNGLKDTSHIAEHARDFRADIDNLDKSQKNGPEYSQKLLEYIQTQERRVQYVPLLEALKKEQSERQVITFGEQMAVAARVARDHPVVGKQQSQRYKVVMLDEYQDTSYAQRVLLRSLFGGEQKELSVTAVGDPMQAIYGWRGATSENLTAFVEDFPVAPGTPAPKDQLTTSWRNPSGALDLANLVAEGVFEGVERPVDELSAAPHKGEGDIQLAYFDSEVREREFVAEYLKEQWEKREGDTFSAAVLVRKNRHSAPIAAALDKAGVPNEIIGLGGLLWQPEIQDLVAIATMLVRPEDLPAAVRVLAGPICGLGISDIQALASRQRNLAGAREERLRWEPGMDPEDYLRAQLEDVTAEEPDQRVGLADALADLGERDRYTPQGLARMEEVSAKLRHLRTYSLSKPLVDIFADIEALFNIRTEVLARGSAGGATHLDKFADMVAGFHGDSLYALLDYFALALEKEDGLDLGEVPAATDRVQIMTAHKAKGLEWEHVCVVHADSSSYSAKAETFLTRIDKVPGDDDYIEVPEDAQKRSHFQNACEEFKNADSAIKAEESARLFYVALTRTESTLTITGSGTNNLNGKNKKAPYEYLERLKEQFPQYVVEWSVPDEPSEDDFGESAQFPALEASPEAVAGADLVLAAMEELPDLSRGETFELWEQEAGALIEEYKALQQPVVDVELPSELTASDMVALRADPLQFARRQRRPVPFKPNSYAKRGTAFHAWLEDRFGSPALLGEEELPGIDEPEDFDLEELKQAFLNSEWAERQPEHVEAPFEITIGESVVRGRMDAVFRLEDGTWMVVDWKTGRPPQGEAMDAAKIQLAVYAEAWRRIHGGEKIRAAFYYVHDGYTFEPARLPRGEELKKLLESSVEHHKG; encoded by the coding sequence ATGCCTAAGAGCAATTATTCCCCACAGCAGATCGCTGCAGCCTTGGGCAAGGACTTTCCGCCTACCGAGGAACAAGCCCATGTGATCGAAGGCCCCTTTAGCCCCAAACTCGTGGTTGCCGGCGCTGGTGCCGGAAAGACAGAAACCATGGCCTCGCGCGTGGTGTATCTGGTGGCCAATGGCTATGTGCGCCCGGAGCAGGTTCTCGGCCTGACTTTCACCCGTAAGGCCGCGCAACAGCTGGAGCAGCGCATCCGGCGGCAGCTGATTAAATTGCGCGATTCCAGCCTCATCCCACCAGGCGGCGAGGTGGCAGAAGCGTTAGAAAACATTGCGCCGAAGGTAGCTACCTATGACTCCTATGCGGGAGAACTCGTTCGCGAATACGGGCTGTTGGTTCCAGTGGAGCCTACGGCTCGCATCATCACCGAGACCGAGCGCTATTCCTTGGCCTACGATGTGGTGCGCAATTACACCGGCCAGCTGGAAGACGATCGCGCCCTAGCCACGATTACCGAGACCCTGCTGAAATTCAGCCAAGATATCGATAATGGGCTCAAGGACACGAGTCACATCGCCGAGCATGCCCGCGATTTTCGGGCGGACATCGATAACCTCGATAAATCCCAAAAGAATGGTCCTGAATACTCGCAAAAGTTGCTGGAATATATTCAGACACAGGAGCGCCGCGTGCAGTACGTGCCGCTGCTGGAGGCCCTGAAAAAGGAACAATCCGAGCGACAAGTCATCACCTTTGGCGAGCAAATGGCTGTCGCTGCCCGCGTAGCGCGCGACCATCCTGTGGTGGGCAAGCAACAATCCCAGCGCTATAAGGTCGTCATGCTAGACGAGTACCAAGACACCTCCTATGCCCAGCGCGTGCTTCTACGAAGCCTGTTCGGAGGGGAGCAAAAGGAACTTTCTGTGACGGCCGTGGGTGATCCAATGCAGGCCATCTACGGGTGGCGTGGTGCGACCTCTGAAAACCTCACTGCCTTTGTGGAGGACTTCCCGGTCGCGCCGGGCACACCCGCTCCGAAGGACCAGTTGACCACCTCTTGGCGCAACCCCTCTGGTGCGCTGGACTTGGCTAACTTAGTGGCGGAGGGCGTATTCGAAGGCGTTGAACGTCCCGTGGACGAGCTTTCTGCCGCCCCGCATAAGGGCGAAGGTGACATCCAGTTGGCGTACTTCGACAGCGAGGTTCGCGAGCGTGAATTCGTTGCCGAGTACCTGAAAGAGCAGTGGGAAAAGCGCGAGGGAGATACCTTCAGCGCGGCGGTTTTGGTGCGTAAAAATAGGCACTCCGCCCCCATCGCTGCGGCCCTAGACAAAGCGGGCGTACCCAATGAAATCATTGGTCTCGGTGGCCTGCTGTGGCAGCCAGAAATCCAGGACCTCGTAGCTATTGCCACCATGCTCGTGCGCCCAGAAGACTTGCCTGCGGCAGTGCGGGTGCTGGCAGGGCCCATCTGTGGTTTGGGAATTAGCGATATTCAAGCGCTTGCTTCCCGCCAACGAAACTTGGCCGGCGCGAGGGAGGAGCGCTTGCGCTGGGAGCCGGGGATGGACCCAGAAGACTACCTGCGTGCGCAGCTGGAAGATGTCACCGCTGAGGAGCCGGATCAGCGCGTCGGCCTTGCCGACGCCCTGGCCGATCTAGGTGAGAGAGACCGCTATACCCCGCAAGGCCTCGCCCGAATGGAAGAGGTTTCTGCCAAACTGCGACACCTGCGCACCTATTCTCTGTCCAAACCGCTGGTGGATATCTTCGCCGATATTGAAGCATTGTTTAATATCCGCACCGAAGTCCTTGCGCGTGGAAGCGCAGGGGGTGCGACACATCTGGATAAATTTGCCGATATGGTCGCGGGCTTCCACGGTGATTCTTTGTATGCGCTTTTGGATTACTTTGCGTTAGCGCTCGAAAAGGAAGATGGCCTAGACCTCGGCGAGGTTCCCGCCGCCACTGACCGCGTGCAGATTATGACCGCGCACAAGGCCAAGGGCTTGGAATGGGAACATGTCTGCGTGGTGCATGCGGATTCGTCTAGCTATAGTGCGAAAGCAGAGACCTTCCTGACCAGGATCGATAAGGTCCCGGGAGACGATGACTATATTGAGGTCCCGGAGGATGCCCAAAAGCGCTCGCATTTCCAGAACGCCTGCGAGGAGTTTAAGAACGCAGATAGCGCCATCAAGGCGGAAGAATCGGCGCGCCTTTTTTATGTGGCGCTGACGCGTACCGAATCCACCCTGACCATTACCGGTTCGGGCACCAATAACCTCAATGGAAAGAACAAGAAGGCTCCCTATGAATATCTAGAGCGCCTGAAAGAGCAATTCCCGCAGTACGTGGTGGAGTGGTCCGTGCCCGATGAGCCTTCCGAGGATGATTTTGGGGAGAGCGCACAATTCCCAGCACTTGAGGCCAGCCCAGAGGCGGTCGCCGGTGCGGACCTAGTCCTTGCAGCAATGGAGGAACTCCCAGATTTGAGCCGGGGTGAAACCTTTGAGTTATGGGAGCAGGAAGCTGGCGCGCTCATTGAGGAGTACAAGGCCCTGCAACAGCCGGTGGTAGATGTAGAGCTACCCAGCGAGCTGACCGCCTCTGACATGGTTGCGCTGCGGGCAGACCCGCTCCAGTTTGCCCGCAGGCAACGCCGCCCCGTGCCGTTTAAGCCGAATTCCTATGCCAAGCGCGGAACCGCCTTCCACGCGTGGTTGGAGGACCGCTTCGGCAGCCCAGCGCTATTGGGCGAGGAAGAACTTCCGGGAATCGATGAACCGGAGGACTTTGATTTGGAAGAGCTCAAGCAGGCCTTCCTGAACTCCGAGTGGGCCGAACGTCAACCGGAGCACGTGGAGGCGCCCTTTGAAATTACTATTGGTGAGTCCGTGGTGCGCGGGCGCATGGATGCGGTATTCCGCTTGGAGGATGGCACCTGGATGGTGGTGGACTGGAAGACTGGCCGCCCACCCCAGGGAGAAGCCATGGATGCTGCCAAGATACAGCTAGCGGTGTATGCAGAGGCCTGGCGCCGCATCCACGGCGGGGAAAAGATTCGTGCCGCATTTTATTATGTGCACGATGGATATACCTTCGAGCCTGCCCGCCTGCCGCGTGGGGAAGAGCTGAAGAAACTCCTTGAATCGTCAGTTGAGCACCACAAGGGCTAA